A single genomic interval of Mucilaginibacter robiniae harbors:
- a CDS encoding OmpP1/FadL family transporter, translated as MRKLLLLLFMASPFMVSAQGFQVNLAGQKQIGMGHTGTGLVQDGAAVFFNPGAVAMLPQNYVQAGTSPLLFKSVFNGTGTTNEYRTANKIATPFEGYAVYGPKSAPWKVGLGVYTPFGGLTDWGSNWQGKYVLESLNLKSIYFQPTLSYKITNYLSIGAGFVYDRGIVDLKRAIPLADANGQDGQAKLSGSGHGYGWNAGIFLKPLEKLSIGVSYRSKVTTTISKGDAIFTIPSSLQAMFPQPNTFYASIPLPATTSVGLGYYPNKQWTIAADASFVNWSVYKSLDFDYANNTSVLADTHSPRDYKNAVSLRGGAEYKGINNLSKWAIRAGGGYTSAAAQAGYVTPEVPDAKRYYLTAGLGYKAASHLDIDFSFEYEHLFSRTQTNMESNLSGTFKSNVYIPGISLAYHW; from the coding sequence ATGAGAAAACTTTTACTGCTATTATTCATGGCTTCGCCATTTATGGTTTCTGCTCAGGGGTTTCAGGTTAACCTGGCCGGGCAAAAGCAAATTGGTATGGGCCATACCGGAACCGGGCTGGTGCAAGACGGAGCTGCTGTTTTTTTCAACCCTGGTGCTGTAGCTATGCTGCCGCAAAATTATGTGCAGGCTGGCACTAGTCCGCTGTTATTTAAATCTGTATTTAACGGTACAGGTACTACGAATGAGTATCGTACAGCCAACAAGATAGCTACGCCGTTTGAAGGTTATGCCGTGTACGGGCCTAAATCAGCTCCTTGGAAGGTAGGTTTGGGCGTTTATACACCCTTCGGTGGGTTAACGGATTGGGGTAGCAACTGGCAGGGTAAGTATGTATTGGAGAGCCTGAACCTGAAATCTATTTACTTTCAGCCTACGCTCAGCTATAAAATAACTAATTATTTGAGTATCGGAGCCGGCTTTGTTTACGACCGCGGTATTGTTGACCTAAAACGTGCTATCCCGCTGGCTGACGCTAATGGACAAGACGGGCAGGCTAAACTGAGCGGTAGTGGCCATGGCTATGGCTGGAATGCCGGTATCTTTTTAAAACCTTTGGAAAAGCTGAGCATAGGGGTATCTTACCGTTCAAAGGTAACTACTACCATCAGCAAAGGTGATGCTATATTTACAATACCATCTTCTTTGCAAGCTATGTTTCCGCAACCAAATACTTTTTATGCCAGCATTCCGCTACCGGCAACTACCTCTGTGGGTTTAGGTTATTATCCGAACAAGCAGTGGACTATTGCGGCAGATGCTAGCTTTGTGAACTGGAGTGTATATAAATCATTGGATTTTGATTACGCTAACAATACCTCTGTACTGGCTGATACCCATTCACCACGCGATTATAAAAATGCAGTAAGCCTGCGGGGTGGTGCCGAATATAAAGGAATTAATAACTTAAGTAAATGGGCTATTCGTGCAGGCGGTGGCTACACTTCGGCAGCAGCACAAGCTGGCTATGTAACCCCAGAAGTGCCTGATGCCAAACGCTACTATTTAACCGCCGGCTTAGGATATAAAGCGGCCAGCCACCTGGATATTGATTTTTCTTTTGAATACGAGCATTTATTCTCGCGCACCCAAACCAACATGGAATCCAATCTTTCGGGTACTTTTAAATCAAACGTTTATATACCCGGTATATCCTTAGCCTATCACTGGTAG
- a CDS encoding SGNH/GDSL hydrolase family protein, with the protein MNKLKHILILTAGIAGLAACKPEIKTPAVSRGSADFTRYIAVGNSLTSGYADGGLYLEGQLNSFPSIIAQQMQQVGGGAFVQPLFTEGQSNGSGYLKLTGFNSSGLPILDTVKDKLAIRGIVSVPTNATTAIKVTTYTKYTGDINNYGVPGIKLTTAFLAGYGNLNGYYERMLPGEAPSASNSTAYIDFVTAKPFTFFSNFLGNNDALSYATNGGVGDVLTDKNTFATLYNQAIAKLTATGAKGVVATIPDVTAIPYFNAVTPAALLAGVQKSAPTVTSLFVNAKSSADATSTTYAVRELTNSDYMVLTFPTAKLGTLVSTPYGNLPYGLTKYTPIDNQYVLDQNEVAMTQDYVNAYNTTIKTVAASKSLAVCDIYSFFNSIKKNGLTEDGIFLNAGYITGGLFSLDGVHLTPRGYAVVANEFIKAINTQYGSTIPKVSVSQYRAVKFP; encoded by the coding sequence ATGAACAAGCTTAAACATATACTAATACTAACAGCCGGTATAGCCGGGCTGGCAGCCTGTAAGCCTGAAATTAAAACTCCGGCAGTTAGCAGGGGCTCGGCCGATTTTACCCGGTACATTGCTGTAGGTAACTCTTTAACCTCAGGCTATGCTGATGGTGGCTTATACCTGGAAGGGCAGTTAAACTCATTTCCTTCCATTATTGCCCAGCAAATGCAACAGGTAGGTGGCGGCGCTTTTGTGCAGCCTTTGTTTACCGAAGGGCAATCTAATGGTTCGGGTTATCTGAAGCTTACTGGCTTTAATAGCAGTGGCTTGCCCATATTAGACACCGTAAAAGATAAACTAGCCATTAGGGGTATAGTTTCTGTACCTACCAATGCTACAACCGCCATTAAGGTCACTACTTACACCAAGTACACGGGTGATATTAACAACTATGGTGTACCCGGTATTAAATTAACTACAGCGTTTTTGGCAGGCTATGGTAACTTGAATGGGTATTATGAACGCATGTTGCCTGGTGAGGCACCTAGTGCTAGCAACAGTACAGCGTATATTGATTTTGTTACCGCTAAGCCATTTACCTTCTTTTCTAACTTCTTGGGTAACAATGACGCTTTAAGCTATGCTACCAATGGTGGTGTGGGCGATGTGTTAACCGACAAGAATACTTTTGCTACATTGTATAATCAGGCTATAGCAAAGCTTACAGCTACTGGTGCCAAAGGTGTAGTAGCTACTATACCCGATGTAACTGCTATTCCTTACTTTAATGCGGTGACGCCAGCGGCTTTGCTGGCAGGTGTACAAAAATCGGCACCTACGGTTACCTCGCTTTTTGTAAATGCAAAAAGCAGTGCCGATGCAACCAGTACTACTTATGCGGTTAGAGAATTAACCAATAGCGATTATATGGTACTGACATTCCCGACCGCAAAGTTAGGTACGCTGGTATCAACACCTTATGGTAATTTACCTTACGGTTTAACGAAGTACACACCTATTGATAACCAATATGTGCTTGACCAGAATGAAGTAGCTATGACACAGGATTATGTTAACGCCTATAATACTACTATTAAAACTGTGGCGGCATCTAAAAGCTTAGCAGTGTGTGATATTTATAGCTTCTTTAATAGTATCAAGAAGAATGGTTTAACTGAAGATGGTATTTTCTTGAATGCCGGTTATATTACCGGTGGTTTGTTTTCGTTGGATGGTGTTCACTTAACGCCACGTGGCTATGCAGTGGTAGCTAACGAATTCATTAAAGCGATCAATACGCAGTATGGTTCTACTATACCTAAGGTGAGTGTGTCGCAATACCGCGCGGTTAAATTTCCATGA
- a CDS encoding NAD(P)H-quinone oxidoreductase, with translation MKAIVITQPGGPEVLQLQEHPQPVPRPHEVLIKVEAAGVNRPDVAQRKGVYPPPPGAPQDIPGLEVAGVVEAIGSSVTLWKPGDRVCALISGGGYAEYCTAPEGQCLPIPGNLTMAEAASLPETFFTVWSNVFQRGHLQPGESLLVHGGSSGIGVTAIQLAKALGSPVYVTAGSDKKCRFCEQLGADKAINYKQENFAEVIEQLTQGKGVNVILDMIGGDYMSGNINSLAEDGRLVMINTMKGKDVQLDLSVVMRKRLVITGSTLRARHVAFKADIATALRKQVWPLLQNGRIKPVIHQVFPAHQAAQAHQLMESSEHMGKIVLEF, from the coding sequence ATGAAAGCCATTGTAATAACCCAGCCCGGCGGTCCCGAAGTTTTGCAGCTTCAGGAACATCCCCAACCTGTACCCCGTCCTCATGAGGTACTTATTAAAGTGGAAGCTGCCGGTGTTAACCGACCCGATGTAGCTCAGCGTAAAGGAGTGTATCCGCCTCCACCGGGTGCACCTCAAGACATACCCGGATTGGAGGTAGCCGGCGTGGTTGAAGCTATTGGTAGCAGTGTGACCTTGTGGAAGCCGGGCGACCGGGTTTGCGCATTAATTAGTGGTGGCGGCTATGCTGAGTACTGCACGGCACCCGAAGGACAATGCCTGCCCATACCTGGTAATTTGACCATGGCTGAAGCAGCATCGCTCCCAGAAACCTTTTTTACAGTTTGGAGCAACGTATTTCAACGCGGCCACTTACAACCCGGTGAAAGCTTGCTGGTACATGGTGGCAGTAGCGGCATTGGAGTAACTGCTATACAACTGGCAAAAGCGTTAGGCAGCCCGGTGTACGTAACCGCCGGCAGCGATAAAAAATGTCGTTTTTGCGAACAGCTAGGTGCCGATAAGGCGATCAACTATAAACAAGAAAACTTTGCAGAAGTTATTGAACAGCTTACTCAAGGTAAAGGTGTCAATGTTATATTGGATATGATTGGCGGCGATTACATGTCGGGTAACATCAACTCATTAGCCGAAGATGGCCGCTTAGTAATGATTAACACCATGAAAGGTAAAGATGTGCAGCTTGATTTATCGGTAGTAATGCGCAAGCGTTTGGTAATTACCGGCTCTACCTTACGTGCACGCCATGTAGCTTTTAAAGCAGATATAGCAACTGCTTTACGAAAACAGGTGTGGCCCTTATTGCAAAATGGGCGGATAAAACCGGTTATTCACCAGGTTTTTCCCGCCCATCAGGCTGCCCAGGCTCATCAGCTTATGGAAAGCAGCGAGCACATGGGAAAAATTGTATTGGAGTTTTAG
- a CDS encoding carboxypeptidase-like regulatory domain-containing protein, whose translation MKNLITCLILLLSFTLSHAQHVIQGTVKDASTGQPVAFVSVGVKGTAQGTVTNEQGSFSINAATLPATVTVSHISYKGAEATINSEEPVSITLQPLSVQLQEVTVGNPALTIMKAVAARAKKDATHSYYLKTFFRQLINEGGDPVFFSESFMDAQWQNWSLTQYNITNSRYLEGDYSVTFNNMAPLSLACNGYVSNSLITYPVNRKPDSLYKFKLKGTLKANNREIAIISCELKDNGYQHTAFVGDYYVDTESYAVLKTDGSLVNFKMTTSGPFNIKVKDVKITSQYKLDADSNSVLDYETFNLKSSLKAGFIGLRQLNYTSKLFAIAQDATINRQTLQPVTINHLQTDRDRFMKANYDAAFWKKNAVIQRTNEETNAVSHLEQFKSAKGNLNQ comes from the coding sequence ATGAAAAACCTTATTACCTGCTTAATACTGCTTTTAAGTTTTACCTTAAGCCATGCACAACACGTTATACAAGGCACTGTAAAAGATGCCAGCACCGGCCAACCTGTAGCGTTTGTATCGGTAGGCGTTAAAGGAACGGCACAAGGCACTGTCACAAACGAACAAGGGAGCTTTTCGATCAATGCAGCAACTTTGCCTGCTACAGTAACCGTCAGCCATATCAGCTACAAAGGCGCTGAAGCTACCATAAATAGTGAAGAACCTGTAAGTATAACCTTACAACCCCTCAGCGTACAGTTACAGGAAGTAACCGTAGGCAACCCGGCACTCACTATCATGAAAGCAGTAGCAGCACGCGCCAAAAAAGATGCGACACATAGCTATTACCTAAAAACTTTTTTCAGGCAACTGATTAATGAAGGTGGTGATCCTGTATTCTTTTCAGAAAGCTTCATGGATGCACAATGGCAAAATTGGTCGTTAACGCAGTATAATATCACCAACTCCCGTTATCTAGAAGGTGATTACTCGGTCACCTTTAACAACATGGCCCCATTAAGCTTAGCCTGTAACGGCTATGTAAGTAATAGCCTGATTACCTATCCGGTAAATCGTAAGCCAGACTCCTTATATAAATTCAAACTAAAAGGCACCCTTAAAGCCAACAACCGCGAGATAGCTATTATTAGTTGCGAATTAAAAGACAACGGCTATCAGCACACCGCATTTGTAGGTGATTACTATGTAGATACTGAAAGCTATGCTGTATTAAAAACAGATGGTTCATTAGTAAACTTTAAAATGACGACATCAGGCCCTTTCAATATCAAGGTAAAAGACGTAAAAATAACCTCACAATATAAGTTGGATGCCGATAGCAACAGCGTGCTCGATTATGAGACATTCAACTTGAAATCTAGCTTGAAAGCTGGCTTTATAGGCTTAAGACAACTTAACTATACTTCCAAACTGTTTGCAATAGCTCAAGATGCCACTATCAACAGGCAAACGTTACAACCGGTAACCATTAATCACCTGCAAACCGACCGCGACCGTTTTATGAAGGCGAACTACGATGCTGCATTCTGGAAAAAGAATGCCGTAATACAACGAACCAATGAAGAAACTAATGCCGTTAGCCACTTGGAACAGTTTAAATCTGCGAAAGGTAATCTGAACCAATAA
- a CDS encoding redoxin domain-containing protein has product MSVQVGQPAPQFTLVASDLKEVSLADFKGKKVIIHFFPLAFTGVCTTQLCTMRDSFGFYEGLNAQILGISVDSPFVLAKFKEENQYQFPLLSDFNKTVSASFGALYDEFKFGLKGVSKRAAFVIDEDQQIIYAEVLDSAGDLPDFEAIQEKVK; this is encoded by the coding sequence ATGTCTGTACAAGTAGGCCAGCCGGCTCCTCAGTTTACTTTAGTAGCTTCCGATCTGAAAGAAGTATCATTAGCTGATTTTAAAGGTAAAAAAGTAATTATTCATTTTTTTCCGCTGGCTTTTACCGGCGTATGCACTACCCAGCTTTGCACCATGCGCGATAGCTTTGGCTTTTATGAAGGCTTAAACGCACAAATATTGGGTATATCAGTAGATTCTCCGTTCGTGTTGGCAAAGTTTAAAGAAGAAAATCAGTATCAATTTCCATTACTGTCTGATTTTAATAAAACGGTTTCAGCCAGCTTTGGTGCACTATACGATGAGTTTAAGTTTGGTTTGAAAGGTGTATCTAAACGTGCGGCCTTTGTAATTGATGAAGACCAGCAGATAATTTACGCTGAGGTTTTGGACTCGGCAGGTGATTTGCCTGATTTTGAGGCTATTCAGGAAAAAGTAAAATAA
- a CDS encoding adenylate kinase: MLNLVLFGPPGAGKGTQSQKLIDKYNLIHLSTGDLLRYEIAQGTVLGIQAKQLMDQGILVPDEVVIGMISNKLDSNPNAKGFIFDGFPRTVAQATALDTLLQGKQTSISGMIALEVEDAELEQRLLLRGKDSGRPDDANPEVIQKRIREYNEKTAPVAEYYKQQSKFKSIYGIGSIEEIFGNLCIVIDQL, translated from the coding sequence ATGCTCAACTTAGTATTATTTGGCCCGCCCGGGGCCGGTAAGGGTACACAATCACAAAAACTAATTGATAAATACAACCTCATCCACCTATCTACCGGTGATTTGCTGCGTTACGAAATTGCCCAAGGTACTGTTTTAGGTATACAAGCCAAACAGTTGATGGACCAGGGGATATTAGTACCTGATGAAGTGGTAATTGGCATGATTAGCAATAAACTGGATAGTAACCCTAATGCTAAAGGTTTTATTTTTGATGGCTTTCCGCGTACAGTAGCACAAGCTACAGCGTTAGATACCTTACTGCAAGGCAAGCAAACCAGTATATCAGGTATGATTGCTTTAGAAGTAGAAGATGCCGAGTTAGAACAGCGCTTGTTATTGCGCGGTAAAGATTCAGGTCGACCGGATGATGCTAACCCGGAAGTAATTCAAAAGCGTATTCGCGAGTATAATGAAAAAACCGCTCCGGTAGCCGAATACTACAAACAGCAAAGTAAATTTAAAAGCATTTATGGCATCGGCTCTATCGAGGAAATCTTCGGGAACTTATGTATAGTGATTGATCAGCTGTAG
- a CDS encoding four helix bundle protein, with the protein MSFKFEQLLVWQKAIDLSADIHNLTKSFPKDELYVLTSQIKRAADSVALNIAEGSTGQTNAEFNKFLSYALRSNIEVVSCIYLAQKRKLIVQQDFDKIYNQCKEILLMINSLRHSLK; encoded by the coding sequence ATGAGTTTTAAGTTTGAGCAGCTTTTGGTATGGCAGAAGGCCATAGACTTATCTGCCGATATCCACAACTTAACTAAATCCTTTCCGAAAGATGAGCTTTACGTTTTAACAAGTCAGATAAAAAGAGCGGCAGATTCTGTTGCTTTAAACATAGCAGAAGGCTCAACAGGGCAAACTAATGCGGAGTTCAATAAATTTTTGAGCTATGCATTACGCTCTAATATAGAAGTGGTAAGTTGTATATATTTAGCTCAAAAGAGAAAGTTAATCGTTCAACAGGATTTTGACAAGATATACAATCAATGTAAAGAGATTTTGCTCATGATTAACTCTTTAAGACATTCATTAAAATAA
- the obgE gene encoding GTPase ObgE, with protein MSQGSNFVDYVKICCRSGKGGAGSAHLHRDKHTAKGGPDGGDGGRGGHVIVKGNAQLWTLLHLKYRKHVIAGDGDRGGSALCTGKTGRDEILEVPLGTIAKNADTGEVLFEITQDGETKILTDGGRGGLGNWHFKSSTQQTPRFAQPGEPGQEEWNILELKLLADVGLVGFPNAGKSTLLSVVSAAKPEIADYAFTTIVPNLGIVAYRDSKSFVMADIPGIIEGASQGKGLGFRFLRHIERNSVLLFMVPADTNRSITEEYRILLHELEEYNPELVHKPRILAITKSDLLDEELKQEMKAELPAGIPAVFISAVAQQGIDALKDLLWKEINR; from the coding sequence ATGTCTCAAGGCTCTAATTTTGTTGATTATGTAAAAATCTGCTGCCGTTCGGGTAAAGGCGGAGCAGGATCGGCGCATTTGCATCGTGATAAGCATACGGCAAAAGGCGGTCCTGATGGTGGAGATGGCGGACGTGGCGGCCACGTAATCGTAAAAGGTAACGCACAATTGTGGACTTTACTACATTTGAAGTACCGCAAGCACGTTATAGCCGGCGATGGTGACCGTGGCGGTAGCGCTTTGTGTACCGGTAAAACCGGTCGGGATGAAATTTTGGAAGTTCCGTTGGGTACTATTGCCAAAAATGCAGATACCGGTGAAGTGTTGTTTGAAATCACACAGGATGGTGAAACCAAAATCTTGACCGATGGTGGTCGTGGTGGCTTAGGTAACTGGCACTTTAAATCATCTACCCAGCAAACGCCACGTTTTGCTCAGCCCGGGGAACCTGGCCAGGAAGAATGGAATATACTGGAACTCAAATTATTGGCCGATGTAGGTCTGGTAGGCTTCCCGAATGCGGGTAAATCCACCTTATTATCAGTAGTATCGGCAGCTAAGCCCGAAATTGCGGATTATGCATTTACTACCATCGTGCCTAACTTGGGTATTGTAGCATATCGTGACAGTAAATCTTTCGTGATGGCTGACATTCCGGGTATTATTGAAGGGGCTTCACAGGGTAAAGGTTTGGGCTTTCGCTTTTTAAGGCACATTGAGCGTAACTCCGTATTGCTGTTTATGGTTCCGGCTGATACGAACCGCAGTATTACAGAGGAATATAGGATTTTACTGCACGAACTGGAAGAATATAATCCTGAACTGGTACATAAACCTCGTATATTGGCTATTACCAAGTCAGATTTGCTGGATGAGGAACTGAAACAAGAAATGAAGGCGGAACTACCAGCAGGCATACCCGCTGTGTTCATCTCAGCAGTAGCCCAGCAAGGTATAGATGCTTTGAAAGATTTATTGTGGAAAGAGATTAATCGCTAA
- a CDS encoding carbon-nitrogen hydrolase family protein — MNFKKVKVGVVQATPILFDIAKTVDLVCAWIEKGAQQGCELLLFPESFIPCYPRGLSFEAIVGRRTDRSREVWLDYWVNSLEVSSNYLNMISEAVRKAGIIVALGVTEKESIGGSLHCSLLYFGPDGTLLGRHRKLKPTGLERYIWGESDGATLTTLDTNLGKIGGLICWENYMPLARMAMYSKGVEIYLAPTADSRPSWQATMQHIALEGRCFVLASNQFVQKSDYPERYQEELVNEPDIMSPGGSVIISPMGEVLAGPLWNEEGLLTAELDFSILAKSKLDFDCVGHYARPDVFEYSVNKQPESIKVKL, encoded by the coding sequence ATGAACTTTAAAAAAGTTAAAGTCGGCGTGGTGCAAGCTACGCCGATTTTGTTTGATATCGCCAAGACGGTTGATTTAGTTTGTGCTTGGATTGAAAAAGGCGCACAACAAGGTTGTGAATTGTTGTTGTTTCCTGAATCGTTTATTCCCTGTTATCCGCGTGGCTTAAGTTTTGAAGCCATTGTAGGGCGGCGTACCGATCGCAGCCGCGAAGTGTGGCTTGATTACTGGGTCAACAGCCTGGAAGTATCTTCCAATTATTTGAACATGATTAGTGAGGCTGTTCGTAAAGCGGGTATAATCGTGGCTTTAGGTGTAACCGAAAAAGAAAGTATAGGCGGCTCGTTGCATTGCAGTTTGCTGTACTTTGGGCCTGATGGTACTTTGTTAGGCAGGCATCGTAAGCTGAAACCTACAGGTTTGGAACGCTACATTTGGGGGGAAAGTGATGGTGCAACCTTAACGACGTTAGATACCAACCTAGGCAAAATAGGCGGACTAATTTGCTGGGAAAACTATATGCCGCTAGCTCGTATGGCCATGTACAGCAAAGGAGTAGAAATTTACTTAGCTCCAACAGCCGATTCGCGCCCTAGTTGGCAAGCTACTATGCAACATATCGCGCTGGAAGGTCGTTGCTTTGTGCTGGCTAGTAACCAATTTGTACAAAAATCTGATTACCCCGAACGGTACCAGGAAGAATTGGTTAATGAACCCGATATCATGAGTCCGGGTGGTAGTGTAATTATTTCGCCGATGGGTGAAGTATTGGCTGGTCCTTTATGGAACGAAGAGGGGCTACTTACCGCAGAGCTGGATTTCTCTATCTTAGCTAAAAGTAAATTGGACTTTGATTGCGTAGGTCATTATGCACGTCCGGATGTATTTGAATATAGTGTTAATAAACAGCCGGAAAGTATTAAAGTGAAGTTATAG
- the gap gene encoding type I glyceraldehyde-3-phosphate dehydrogenase: MKIAINGFGRIGRIFLRNIIATPGIEVVAINDITDTTTLAHLFKYDSVHRGFKGTASFDDNHLVVNGHTIQVLSEREPAKLPWAALGIDLVIESTGKFASLEGGQQHLAAGAKQVILSAPSSSKGVPTVVLGVNDEKIDLRSPILSNASCTTNNVAAMVKVLEDNWGITEGYITTVHSMTGDQNLHDAPHKDLRRARAASASIIPTTTGAAKAITSIFPHLEGKLGGAGIRVPVLNGSLTDFTCQLQKNTTVAEINAAFRQQAEGAMKNVLEYTEDPIVSTDILDNPHSCIFDAQLTSIVGNLVKVVGWYDNEMGYSSRLADLVQRIQQLS, encoded by the coding sequence ATGAAAATTGCTATCAATGGATTCGGTCGTATTGGCCGCATCTTTCTACGAAATATAATAGCCACACCCGGCATTGAGGTAGTGGCTATCAATGATATTACCGATACTACAACCCTGGCCCACTTGTTTAAGTACGATTCAGTGCATCGGGGCTTTAAGGGAACCGCCAGTTTTGACGATAATCATTTGGTGGTAAACGGCCATACTATACAGGTACTATCCGAGCGCGAACCGGCTAAATTGCCTTGGGCTGCTTTAGGTATTGATCTGGTAATTGAGAGTACCGGTAAGTTTGCATCATTAGAGGGTGGGCAGCAACATTTGGCTGCCGGAGCCAAGCAGGTTATTTTATCAGCACCGTCCAGCAGTAAAGGAGTACCTACTGTAGTGTTAGGTGTGAATGACGAGAAGATTGATTTGCGTTCGCCTATTTTATCTAACGCATCCTGTACTACCAACAACGTGGCGGCTATGGTAAAGGTACTGGAGGATAACTGGGGCATTACTGAGGGATATATTACAACAGTCCACTCCATGACCGGCGACCAAAATTTACATGATGCTCCGCATAAAGATTTACGCCGGGCCCGTGCAGCTTCAGCCTCTATTATTCCGACTACTACGGGGGCAGCTAAAGCAATTACTTCTATTTTCCCGCATCTGGAAGGTAAACTAGGGGGCGCGGGTATTCGTGTACCCGTATTAAATGGCTCATTAACCGATTTCACCTGTCAGCTGCAAAAAAATACCACAGTGGCTGAAATTAATGCCGCTTTTCGGCAGCAAGCTGAAGGTGCAATGAAGAACGTTCTGGAATATACTGAAGATCCGATTGTATCTACCGATATTCTGGATAATCCGCACAGCTGCATTTTTGATGCCCAGCTAACTTCTATTGTAGGTAACCTGGTTAAAGTAGTAGGTTGGTATGATAATGAAATGGGGTATAGTAGCCGCTTGGCCGATTTAGTGCAACGCATACAGCAGCTGTCTTGA
- a CDS encoding GNAT family N-acetyltransferase encodes MVKFISTTDVLPIRNEILRNGKLTPEQCRFPGDELPGSFHLGYYADEQLVCIASFHPQSYQEYAGVAYQLRGMATLAVYQGKGLGTQLVNFAAVYLRGQKVNYLWCNARKVAARFYQNLGFEIISDEFEILNIGPHYVVYLKIQ; translated from the coding sequence ATGGTAAAATTTATTTCAACTACAGATGTGCTGCCTATCCGAAACGAAATATTGCGGAATGGCAAGCTCACACCTGAACAGTGCCGCTTTCCGGGTGATGAGTTACCAGGCAGCTTTCATTTAGGCTACTATGCTGATGAGCAGTTGGTATGTATAGCCTCTTTCCATCCGCAGTCTTATCAAGAGTATGCTGGTGTGGCTTATCAGTTACGGGGCATGGCTACTTTAGCCGTTTATCAGGGCAAAGGTTTGGGTACGCAACTGGTTAACTTTGCAGCAGTTTACCTGCGGGGGCAAAAAGTAAATTACCTGTGGTGTAATGCCCGTAAAGTGGCTGCACGTTTTTACCAGAATTTAGGTTTTGAAATTATTTCTGATGAGTTTGAAATCCTTAATATCGGTCCGCATTATGTAGTGTATCTGAAAATACAGTAA